A stretch of DNA from Cryptomeria japonica chromosome 4, Sugi_1.0, whole genome shotgun sequence:
TGGACAGTAGTTTGAGGAGTGGGGAACAAATACATAGACTGTGGAGCAAAAGTTCTTGGGGTGGCTTCTTCCATTACTTGGGTAGACATTTCAGGGAATATTGGCATTGAAGGGCGAGGTGCGAGCTTTCCAGCATTAATAAGGTTATTTTCAACTTGAACCAATAAGTCGAAAGCTTGCGGAAGAGTGTTACCCCTTAAGGATTGGATCATTACTTATATatcagaattgaaagcttttagataaaATACGAAGGCCATATCTACCGAGAGGCGGGCAGACAACAGTATCCTTTGCCAGGTTTGTTGGAATCTCAGGTTGAAATCAGTTAATGCCTCCGTGGGAGCTCTTTTGATCGTAATGAGTTGGTGCATGAGGGATGATCTATCAGCTTTGTCTGAGAATCTCTAAAAGAAGTTGTCTCCCAACTGATCCTAGTCCCCTATGGTACTAGGGCTTAGAGATCTAAACCAGTCcagagcttttcctttgaaagaagCTACAAGCAACTGCAAAGCCATGTTCTACTTGGTGATGCCTTGTACAGTACAAATAGTAGCTATGTCCTACAGATGTTCTCCAGGGGTTTCGTGATATTCTCCCATGAATTTGGGAATAGCTTTTAGTGCGGCTACCGGAATGGCTCCCCAAACTACGGGTGGAACTAGAGGGATGAGAGGGCTACCATTGTCCCAGGTCACAAAATTTTGGGGAGGCATTTGGGCCATTGCAGGGTATATGATGGTGGGGGAACCTTGTGAAGGTGAAACGGAGTCAGAATGGACAGCCACCAACAAAGGAAAAAAAAGATGAGGATTTAGGGTCGTTTGACTCCTGGTGAtgggcctatgactcataaactggCTGGGATGGGCTTTTTTTGTTTCTAAGGTAATGGTCCCACTGGGTGTGCtagaaaaagaactattgactctaaatttttctttggggatgaacaaccttatgggaaattcagtgttggaGGACCAACTCATGCAAAGAAACACCGAATGACCTTTGGGATTGAGAAGCCAACCCTTCCTTGGGTTTTAAGGAAAGGGAGAGGAAACAAATGCTTTTTTAAGAAAATGAGATGCTAAACACTTAGGCAATATGCCATATCATTAAGAGGAAATGAACCAACATAAATCAAGGAATATTTACAACTTCTGTAAGCATTTGAGCCAAGGACATAATCGAAACCACAACCAAATTTTCTTGAAAACATAAGGGACACTTTCATCatgcattcactagataacaagtatagaaaaacatagtttaatcagtgaagtcttaGATAAAATATTCTCAAAGTTTGTcagaattttcaacaacaatagcacaGAAAACACTATAAACAGTAAGCCAAGAGAGACAtcataaaggccataggcacaatctgaataatcttcttatagcaaAACCCAAATAGTTTTTTAAAGGTTGGAAACgaaagaaaactcctacttagcaaattAGACTATTCTTTTGCttctaaaattatttttttggtGACAGAGAAATCCGCCCTTAAATAGGCCACCGCTCCTAAATACAGCTCtcctaaaaatccaaaactggcacAATCTCCTTTGAACAGAAAAACATGGCGTGTCACAACAGAGGCTGCACCCAGCAAAATAAACCCTGCAACTCAACCTTTTCCTCTAACGGCCTGGAGGTTACCCAGAACTGAAAAGATTCTGTCAGAAGAGAAAGAAATGTGGAAAAGGGTACCGCTACGAGGAACCACTTGCAAACTGTGCAAACGAGTGGGCCTACCTAGAAGAAATAGTCAGTAAGCATTTCCATTTGTCACTCTTGCGCTACTTCAAAAACTAGACAGAAAAGACGAACCAAGGGAGCAACGCCAGGGCACCAAGTGTCACACACGCTCAGCCCTGCTggctaaaaaaaaaaatgatcacaaCCAGGCCCGCCAAGAAACTTACATCGTGGAAAAATAAAGGTGAACATGAACCATTTCTCCTCATCTAATATAATACCCTCAATAAAATAAAATAGCCTACACTTTCATATAGTTAATATTCTTAGCTAAAAGTAAGTTTCATGTCAAACCAAGGATATATAGCATATCATTAATCCCATTCACATGTACATCAAGGAATTAAATTAAGATATTTCAACAACAAAAatattgaaggtttgaatcatCTCCAACATATACCATATTGCTATTATATTGAACTCACACCTTGAAAACCAACCTTGACAAGAACACATATTGGAAGAATATCTAGAGTCTTTCAAGTACATATCTTGAAATGCATTAATTATAGATGATATGATAAAATAACTTCTTGAAAACCTTTTAGACTCATTGTTTACgtctttttatttttcattttctaatCCTTACATTCTTTAATTAATTACTAAGTCTTGTCATAGTTCTAACATTTAGCCTTGGTATTTATAAGAGATTTAGATTTGTCCTAGGATTGGGATCTCAACTTGTccctttttgttttcttctttttttactATCCTTTTTGGTCCCCCAAAATAGCAAGGGCCTTCTTacttaattcaaaaaataaaaaataaaaaaatttgcatgtcctcTTAAAGTAATGATGCAACTATCtcattcattttaaattttgaGATATTCCATTTGATTTCCATCACAAAGAGAACCCATGAGTAGAATGAAGAATacaaaaaaatcacacaacaataTTCCTCTTTTATCTTCACTCTGATGGAGTACAATCATTTCACAATCTTGTTGAAAACATATAAGTGATTTGCCAAAGAACTAGCATCCTTTATTCTAAGTATATTTTATATACTAGGGATTTGGCTAAATAATTCTCTCCCAACTGATTCCAAGTAGTTTTATTAGCATCTTCTTCATATACATTCAACAATACATAGTAGTTTTATTAGCATCTTCTTGATATACATTCAACAATACACAGTCTAGTAAATAAATCTTAATGAGGACCTTCTCTTTTCTATCTATTTTGTCATGTTATTCTTGTGGCATAATAATAGGTTTGGATCTTAATCCTACATCAAATAGATCTTTGTGCATGTGCATATGCTCTATCTTGAGATTGTCAATTTTAAATTTTGTGCCCTTGAACTTCTCTATTTCTATACATGATGTGCTTGTCATTTTTCTTACAAGAATAATTCGTTAAATGAAGGTACAACTCAATCTAATATTTATGTTAAAGCCCTTATCCTAAATAGCTAGAATCTAGCGTGATAAAGTCTTGGAAGAATATGGTTTTGACCATCACATGGGACTCGTCATTCCCTGTGAAGAAATTGGTTTCCAGAATCTGACATCCGTGCTAGAGAAAGAAGGATCAGAAATATAGAGGTGGATAAACTCACTGGTTCTGCCGATGTTGACAAAGTCTCATGGTACACCAATCTTCTAAGAATTTGTTGAAGCGAAAGCAGAGGCTTGGAAAGGGACAAAACAATACTGTATATAATTTTTTGTGGATGTCCCATGGAGGCCAACTGATTGGCATCGtaattcatttgtcattattttgtacATTTATGTTAAAAAGATTGAACATCATTAGATCAAAAATAGAAGGAAATAAGACCTCATAAATGATTCCTAATCTATTCTTTGTAAAGGAGCATATGTACAAATAAAAtgacttttaaaaattaaaaaaacaatacaTAATAACACCACAAATTATGtgaaaaaaacctttggaaaaaaaaaaaaaaacatactatCTAAAGCTTAGATGAATTATACTATCAGCatcaaaaattgcaataaaattaagAGGATATAGTCATAGAAAAATATCACCGGCAAGAAATCTGAAATGACTCTCATAACATGAGAGTACCTTATAAACTCATTATCTAATCTCAATTTTAAACACCTAATACATGAGACCATCATATAAAAATTACGAAACTATAACTTAAAGCGACCAAAACCAATAGTTACAACTGCAAAACTTTTATAAGTCCGACACTGTTAAGATTTTTGGTATATTCCATGTTCTCTAAAAGCGATTCATTAGCAATGTTCTTCTCTCTATCATCAGTAAAGGACTTTAGAAGTTCCTATTGTATAGCTGTACCATAACACTTGATATGGTGAGTCTGTCTCTTTCATACTAAGTTTCAGTCTGGAGTTCTACTTCAGCTGTGGATTGAGATACTTGTACTTCGTTATCCTCCAAAGACCTTCCCATTGTTTCAGGTATCAGCAAGCTACAGACAAAACCCAGGAAGCTTGCCACTGCAAGAACAATCAATGCGTTTCTCTGTCCTATGCCGCTCCGACGGTCTTCTTGTCCGACACCAAATGGGTCCTGCTGCTTGTCCTTGGGTTGCGATGCATACAATAAGCCGACTACTCCGATTATGGCCCCTGCTTTTCCTGCAGCTGCAGAAATGCCATGGCAGGTTGATCGGAGTCGTGCAGGAAATAACTCCGCCGGGACAATGAAAGTCGTTGTATTTGGGCCAAAGTTAGCGAAGAAAAATGTCAGAGAATAAAACGCTAAAAATACTCCTTTTGATTTACTTTCCCAAAAGACAAGGGCAAATAAAAACGCCGACATAAAAAGAAACCCAACAAGCTGAATTGTACGTCGGCCAATACGATCTACTAGAAAAATGGCGAATACATATCCCGGCAGAGTTCCCCACAAGGCAACCAACGCCTGCGCTCCTGCACTGCGAAAAACTTCATACACCGGATTCATATATTCAGACGATTGCTTCAACAACCTTGTACTGCGGTATAAGTAAATCTGTAACAAATTACTCCTGTAAAATGCTACGTCGACGAAAAACCAAGTGGATGCGGTGCCCAGCAGTTGTAGCCCATGATGCTTTACAAAATCCCTGGAAAACAATCCAAATTGCTTCTCCGAAGTCTTGATCCTTGTAATACTGTCTTCGTCTTCTTCAATATCGAAATGAAGAACTTTAGACATATCGGCTGCAGCTTGTTTTGCGTTTCCAGCCACGAGCGCCGTGTAACGGGCTGTCTCCGGCATTTTCATTCTCCAATAATATGTTAAGCCCGCAGGAACTCCTCCAAACATCAGGATTATCCTCCACACCATGTCCTGCTGCTTATAGGATGGAATTGAGCTTCCTGTTCCAAACCAGGTGCTCACAATTATAGTAACTATGCTTCCGCCAATAATTCCAAGTCCTTGCATTGCAAATACAGCAGCCATAAAAGCTCCTCTGGTCTTTGTATTTGCGTATTCGGACATGATTGTTGCAGAGAGTGTGTAGTCCCCGCCAATGCCAAACCCTAGCCAGAATCTGAAAAAACATAAGCATGTTAATATAGACTTGCGAGAGCTGCCAAGGGAGAAGCCCGAAGCAATCGAAGTGGCGACCATCAACTTGAGAGTAATTCCATAGACCTTCTTTCGCCCCATCCTGTCCCCAAGCCATCCGAAGGACAGTTGGCCAGCCAATGCTCCGAATAAAGCTGTTCCGTTAACTAGAGCTTTTACATGAATGGGTAAGAGACCGCCATTATCTTTCTTGTAATAGATTTTTCCAAGCAAATTGGAAACGGGCGGGATGCAAAACAAGTCGTAAGCGTCCGTGAAAAAGCCCATGCCTGCTATAAGTATTGCGCTGAAATGATAAAGCTGCGTTGCCGCTCCATCGAGTGCAGACAGTACTTTGAGCGCCATTTTCAGTCACTCCAGATCACCCTGAATTTGAAAAGGGAAAGTGTCTTGCTTTAATACTGTGAGCGAAATGTTTTAGTTTAGTTTCTCGCTTCCTCCGTCCCCATTTCTTTCCAGCTGGGATAGCATATTCTTGAATATACTGCACCTGATACCATTCTGACAATTCTATCCGATTTGGCCAATGCGTTTGTCCTGCAAATTGTACTTCTTTGGACGTTAAAAACAAGAACAATGATTTTCTGCCTGGAAGAAATTTCTAGGAAGAGCACAAACGTGCATATGTACTTCTTTGGACGTTTATAACAACGACGATTTTCATCTTGGAagaaaattataagaagagccCAAACGAGATAAGGTTATGTCCTTTTATAAAATGCCGCGTAGGGCGTGGAAATCAGGAATGATGATCGATACCATCTCCCGCGCTGATATATCACACGAACATAGACAATTATTGAGCACTGGTTAAGATTTAAATTAATACTACTAGATAGATACCATGGAACGAATATGTTTAATCCGTATTGTATATTTGGTCATGATGAAATATTTAGTAATTCTAGATATAGTTCGTATTGTGTATTTGGACATGTTGAAATATTTAGTAATTTTAGATATAGTTTTTTTTGGTTGCTTTctttttaataatggaaattttgCATGATAAGTTTTTAAAGTCTTTTGATATTTAAGATTTTTCGGGGAGAGGGGTCGTTAGTTGTACAATCCAATAGTTGTACATCTATTTGTGCTTATAATATGTAGTCTTGTGACATATTTATACTAtggattataaataaataatctatatgtagatagaaaattaccaaatgttggtcaaaatggaccaatacttgaaaCCTTTGGAACTTATAAATGTTATATCCAAAAGacataaatacattcattaacaagtgaaacaaatatttatttatttcaaataaaatatcatagctatccactataagcatgtcatttataaaataagatggCTTTTGTTTCCCTCCAAAGTAAACTCAAATCTTCTTTGAAATTTGAGCAAATATGGTTCAGAGACCCTTCTTTTCTTCCTCTCCTTCAATCTTGGTAGCAAAATGCTCCTTTTATTCAAGGCTCAAGAATGTTTCAGTTATCCAAATATTTGCAGCAATTTAATTCGAGAATTAGGGTTTGGAATTCCCAAGTGGTTAAAAATATCTTTGCTTTCAAAGCACACATTG
This window harbors:
- the LOC131079083 gene encoding probable inorganic phosphate transporter 1-8 encodes the protein MALKVLSALDGAATQLYHFSAILIAGMGFFTDAYDLFCIPPVSNLLGKIYYKKDNGGLLPIHVKALVNGTALFGALAGQLSFGWLGDRMGRKKVYGITLKLMVATSIASGFSLGSSRKSILTCLCFFRFWLGFGIGGDYTLSATIMSEYANTKTRGAFMAAVFAMQGLGIIGGSIVTIIVSTWFGTGSSIPSYKQQDMVWRIILMFGGVPAGLTYYWRMKMPETARYTALVAGNAKQAAADMSKVLHFDIEEDEDSITRIKTSEKQFGLFSRDFVKHHGLQLLGTASTWFFVDVAFYRSNLLQIYLYRSTRLLKQSSEYMNPVYEVFRSAGAQALVALWGTLPGYVFAIFLVDRIGRRTIQLVGFLFMSAFLFALVFWESKSKGVFLAFYSLTFFFANFGPNTTTFIVPAELFPARLRSTCHGISAAAGKAGAIIGVVGLLYASQPKDKQQDPFGVGQEDRRSGIGQRNALIVLAVASFLGFVCSLLIPETMGRSLEDNEVQVSQSTAEVELQTET